In Desulfoferula mesophila, the genomic window AACCCCTGGCCGACTTCCAGCGTCAAGGGCGCTCCCTGCCCCCCTGGGCCAATTCCATGGACGACCACATGCGCCAAATGATGGGGCAGCCCCGGGGCGCCGGACGGGCAGGAGGACCGGGAGGCCCTCCCCCCAAGCCGGGTTATGTGCTGGTGCGCCTTTCCACCGAATCCATTCGCGTGGCCCAGGGCCGCGATCTGACCAGTTCCCTGCTTCTGGCCGCCGTGGTGTTTTTCTCCGCCGCCGCCCTGGCCGCGGCCATGTTCTTCTACACCAGACGGCGCCAGAGCGAACTGGAGCGCCTGCGCGAGGAGGTGGCCGAGAACCAACACCTGGCGGCGGTGGGCCGTCTGGCCGGTTCGGTGGCCCACGAGGTGCGCAATCCCCTCTCCGCCCTGCGCGGGCTGGTGCAATACCTGGCCAAGGGCCATGAGCCGGGCACCCGTTCCTATCAATGCGCCGAAACCGCGGTGTCGGAGGTGGACCGCCTGGAGCGGGTCGTCTCCGGTCTGTTGGATTACACCCGTCCCCGCTCGCCCCGCCTTATCCCCCTGGATCTGCAAGAGAGCATCGCGGGCACCCTGCGTCTGCTGGCCGACGAGCCCCGCTCCCAGGGGGTGGAGGTCATCAGCCGCCTGGAGCCGAACCTGCCCCTGGTACAGGCCGACCCGGACCAGGTGCGGCAGATTCTGATGAACCTGATCATCAACGCCTTGGAAGCCAACAACGGCAAGGGCTCGGTGGTCGTCTCCGCGCTAAGCCTGGGAGACCAGGTTAAAGTTGAAGTACAGGACCAGGGCGAGGGTATCCCGCCCGGCAAGTCCGAGGAAATCTTCGATCCCTTTTTCAGCACCAAGGAAAGGGGCACCGGGTTGGGTCTGGCCATTGCCCGCCGCCTGGCCCGGGGCATGGGCGGGCAGTTGACCGCCGCCTCTCTTGAGTGGCAAAAAGGTTCCAAGTTCACTCTCACTCTCACGGCAGAAGAGGCCAAGGCATGAGCAAACGTTCCAGCATCCTGGTCGTGGACGACGAGGCGGCCCACCGTCTGATGCTTACCGCCCACCTGGAAGAGGCGGGCTACAACGTTCTGGAAGCTCCGGACGGCGAAGCCGCGGTTGGCCAGGTGGAGAAGGCCCGCGTGGACCTGGTGATCATGGACCTGGTCATGCCGCGCATCGACGGCATGGAGGCGCTCAAGCGCATCAAGTCCAGCCATCCCGATCTGCCGGTGATGATGATGACCGCCTACGGCTCCATAGACAACGCGGTCAAGGCCCTCAAGTTGGGGGCGGCGGACTACATCACCAAGCCCCTGGACGTGGACGAGGTGCTCATCAAGATCGAGCGCCAACTCAAGGCCGCCAACCTGGCGCGGCGGGTGGCCTCCCAGGCCGAGCGCCTGGGCGAGCGCTTCGACTTTTCAGCCATGGTGGGCGAGAGCCCGCCCATGCGCCGCCTCAAGGAGACCATGGCCCTGGTGGCCCCCAGCCAGGCCACGGTGCTCATCACCGGCGAAAGCGGCACCGGCAAGGAAGTGGCGGCCCAAATACTGCACCAGAACTCCCCCCGCGCCGATGGACCGCTCATCAAGGTGAACTGCGCCGCCCTGCCCGAGAACCTTTTGGAGAGCGAACTGTTCGGCCACGAAAAGGGCTCCTTCACCGGAGCCACCAGCCGGCGGGAGGGGCGCCTGTCCGCCGCCGACGGAGGCACCTTGTTCCTGGACGAGGTGGGCGAGATGACCCCGGCCCTGCAAGCCAAGCTGCTCCGGGCCCTGCAAGAAGGCGAGTACTCCCCGGTGGGCAGCGACCGCACCTACCACGCCGACGTGCGGGTGATCGCGGCCACCAACCGGAACCTGGCCGCCGCCGTGTCCGAGGGGGAATTCCGCGAAGACCTCTACTACCGTCTCAACGTGGTGAACCTGGCCATGCCCCCTCTGCGCGACCGGGGGGATGACGTGCTTTTGCTGGCCGAAATCTTCCTGCGCCGTTTTGCTCGGGACAACAACCGGGAGCTGAAGGGCTTCAGCCCCGAGGCCCGTACCCAGTTGATGAGCTACGCCTGGCCGGGCAACGTGCGCGAACTCATCAACGCGGTGGAGCGCTCGGTTATCCTGGCCCAGGACCAGACCATCGGGGTGGGCGAGTTGCTCCTGGGCATGGCCAGCCCCCGCTCGCAAGACGATTCGGCCTTGCACGCGGGCATGACCATTCGCGAGGCGGAACGCATTCTCATCGAAAAGACCCTGGAAGCCACCGAGGGCAACCGCACCCGGGCGGCCGACATGTTGGGTATCACCCGCAAGACCCTGCAAAACAAAATTAAGGAATTTGGCCTGCCGCCGGCGTAAAAAAGGCTGTTAAAAAAAGCAAGAGCGGCCGGTGGGCGGTCGAATTTCCGGTGGCAGCCGGCGCACCGTCTAAAAGTGGCTGTTTTGCAACGAGGTGGCTGGGTTCGCTGCTTGGCACAACCGAGGCTCTCGGCCCTAGCGCAATCTCCGGCGCCTGCGCGTGGAGCGGGTGGCCGCCATGGCAACCATGCGGCGCACGAGAATGGGGCCGCCTCAGATCGCCATTTTCTTTTCCATGCCTCTTTCCGCTGCGACCGATCCAAGAGCAAGCGCACGTCGTTTGAACCGCGCCCTGGCCATCCACGCCTAGGCGAACAGGTCAATCTGGCGGGCCCGGCGGCGGCTCACCACCCTCTCGGTGCGCAGGGCCCCGGTGGGGATATCCCCCAGCAGGGGCGAAGCCGCCCGCGGCCCGCCCACTCCGAACAAGCTGCGGGCCTTGGCCCGGCTCAGGAACAGGCTCTGCCCGGCCCTGGTCATGGCCACGTACAGCAAACGGCGCTCCTCGCCCAAGTCGGCGGGCTCCCCGTTTGGCGGCTGGTAAGGCAAAAGCCCCTCTTCCACCCCCACCACGAACACCGCCGCGAACTCCAGGCCCTTGGCAGCGTGCATGCTCATGAGGCTCACCCGTTGGGCCTTGAAGTCCAGGGGGTCGGTCTCGGCCAGGGGCTCCTGCCCGGCCACCTGGAAGGGAATTCCGGCCTGGGCCAGGGCCTGGGCCAGGGGCGCGGCCTGGGCGTGCAAACGGTAGAGCACCGCAATGTCCCGGGGGGCCAGCTCGCCCGCGTCGCCCCGCTCCACCTGGCGCGAGTCCAGGCCGCCGGTAAGCTCCACGATCTTGGCCGCCACCCAGGCCGCCTCGGCCTTGGGGCTCGTCAGCTCGGCCCACACCGGCTTAACCCCCGGCCCGGCCTGGGCGCTCAGGCTCAGGCGTCCGGGGTCAGGGTCTGAGGCCAGCAGGCCCTGGGCGGCCTGCAGAATGGCCTCGCCGTTGCGATAGTTGCGGGTCAGCCCGATACCCATGGCGCCGGGGAAATCCTGGGCAAAGCGCAAGAACCCCTCGCGGCTGGCCCCCCGAAAGCCGTAGATGGCCTGGTCCGGGTCGCCGATGGCGGCGAGGGAGGCCCCTCCGGCGAGCAGGAACTTGAGCAGCGACACCTGGGCCTGGTTGCTGTCCTGGTACTCGTCCACCAGCACGTGGTCGAAACGGGCCCCCCAGGTATGGGCCAGGTCCGCACTTTCTTCCAGGGCCAACGCCGCCCGGCGCACCAGGTCGTCCAGGTCCAGGGCGCCGCGCTCGGCCAGGGCGCTTTCATAGGCTTGCCACAAAGGTGCGATTTCCGCCTCGGGCTCGGGATGCACCTGCTGCTTGAGGCGGGTGAGGGTCAACTCGGCCCAAGAGGGGCGCAACTCGAACCGGGCGGCCAACTCCTTGATCAGGGCGGCGCGCTCCGTCTCGCCCAGGATGACCAGCTCTCGCCCCAGGGCCTGGGCCAAGATCTCGCGGCCCAGGGCATGGAAGGTGCTCACCTTGACCAGGGCGGCGGCGGGGTGCTCTCCGGCCAGGCGGCCGGCCATCTCCTCGGCGGCCTTGCGGGTGAAGGTGATCATCAGCACCCGGCCGGGCGCCGCGCCCTCCTCCACCAGGCCCGCGGCCCTCGCCACCAAGACCCTGGTCTTGCCCGCGCCGGGCCCGGCCCGCACGATGAGCGGCGCGCCCCGGTGGGCCACCGCCTGCTGCTGCTCGGGATTCAGGCGATCACCGGTGCTCTCGGCCAGACTTAAGAGCGGCGGGGCGGGCTCCGGCTTAGTCAGGGCTTTTTTTTTAAGCTGGCGGCGGGTGGACGGGGCCTCGCGCCACAGGCTGCCCTGGCCCTTGAGCTGCTCACGCTCCTGGGGGGTGAATAGCTTGACCACCCCGAACTCGCCGTCAAAACCGCCCTCCAGGACCACCTCGCCGGCACGCATGCGCCGCACCGCCTCGCTCAACACCGGTCCCCCCACCCGCTCCAACTCCTCCAGGGGGGCCTGACGCAGGATGAACAGCTCGGGCCCCACCTCGGCCAAGAGCTGCTCCACCGCCTGGGTCACGCCTTTGGTGGCCGGTCCCCGCTGCATTACCTCGCCCACCACCTCGTTCAGGGGAACGATGGACTCGAAGTTGGGCGCGTTGGGGGGAAGGTAGCCTTCGGGGCGGTCGGCCAAATCCTCCACCCGGCTGAGCACCCCCACGGTGAGGGGTTTGCCGCACACCGGGCAAAGGCCGCCCAGCTCGCGGGTCTCACTTGGCTCCAGGCGCACCCCGCACTTGCGGTGGCCGTCCAGGTGATACTTGCCCTCGTGGGGGAAAAACTCCAGGGTTCCGGCCAGGCCCTCGCCGCCGGGTGAGCTGAGGGCATGGGCCAGGGCGGGATAGGTGGGCTCGCAGGTGAGCAGGTTGGCCTCCCGGGCCAGCTTGGCCGGGCTGTGAGCGTCGGAGTTGC contains:
- a CDS encoding sigma-54-dependent transcriptional regulator — protein: MSKRSSILVVDDEAAHRLMLTAHLEEAGYNVLEAPDGEAAVGQVEKARVDLVIMDLVMPRIDGMEALKRIKSSHPDLPVMMMTAYGSIDNAVKALKLGAADYITKPLDVDEVLIKIERQLKAANLARRVASQAERLGERFDFSAMVGESPPMRRLKETMALVAPSQATVLITGESGTGKEVAAQILHQNSPRADGPLIKVNCAALPENLLESELFGHEKGSFTGATSRREGRLSAADGGTLFLDEVGEMTPALQAKLLRALQEGEYSPVGSDRTYHADVRVIAATNRNLAAAVSEGEFREDLYYRLNVVNLAMPPLRDRGDDVLLLAEIFLRRFARDNNRELKGFSPEARTQLMSYAWPGNVRELINAVERSVILAQDQTIGVGELLLGMASPRSQDDSALHAGMTIREAERILIEKTLEATEGNRTRAADMLGITRKTLQNKIKEFGLPPA
- a CDS encoding UvrD-helicase domain-containing protein; translation: MLIADLHIHSSYSRATAKTLNPENLWLAAQRKGIGLLGTGDFTHPVWLQELEQKLVETGDGAYELNPESARALAAEVPGPCRAPVRFLLSGEISTIYKRHGVTRKVHSLILAPDFAAARRINARLDRLGNITSDGRPILGLDTRDLLELCLDEAPEVIFIPAHIWTPWFSLFGSKSGFDALEECFDDLSGHIHALETGLSSDPAMNWRLSALDRYKLVSNSDAHSPAKLAREANLLTCEPTYPALAHALSSPGGEGLAGTLEFFPHEGKYHLDGHRKCGVRLEPSETRELGGLCPVCGKPLTVGVLSRVEDLADRPEGYLPPNAPNFESIVPLNEVVGEVMQRGPATKGVTQAVEQLLAEVGPELFILRQAPLEELERVGGPVLSEAVRRMRAGEVVLEGGFDGEFGVVKLFTPQEREQLKGQGSLWREAPSTRRQLKKKALTKPEPAPPLLSLAESTGDRLNPEQQQAVAHRGAPLIVRAGPGAGKTRVLVARAAGLVEEGAAPGRVLMITFTRKAAEEMAGRLAGEHPAAALVKVSTFHALGREILAQALGRELVILGETERAALIKELAARFELRPSWAELTLTRLKQQVHPEPEAEIAPLWQAYESALAERGALDLDDLVRRAALALEESADLAHTWGARFDHVLVDEYQDSNQAQVSLLKFLLAGGASLAAIGDPDQAIYGFRGASREGFLRFAQDFPGAMGIGLTRNYRNGEAILQAAQGLLASDPDPGRLSLSAQAGPGVKPVWAELTSPKAEAAWVAAKIVELTGGLDSRQVERGDAGELAPRDIAVLYRLHAQAAPLAQALAQAGIPFQVAGQEPLAETDPLDFKAQRVSLMSMHAAKGLEFAAVFVVGVEEGLLPYQPPNGEPADLGEERRLLYVAMTRAGQSLFLSRAKARSLFGVGGPRAASPLLGDIPTGALRTERVVSRRRARQIDLFA
- a CDS encoding ATP-binding protein, which encodes MIMAVIAITTARRMQSTGQLMRHSLATQGELVIKSLEGATRFGMRHHMWGSLRMQSLVEEMLRLPSLASLVVMGPQGEVLAAGVAAGGVDDVPGKALTGLSPEVQQAVDKRQPVILFLGKELVVGRPFEPLADFQRQGRSLPPWANSMDDHMRQMMGQPRGAGRAGGPGGPPPKPGYVLVRLSTESIRVAQGRDLTSSLLLAAVVFFSAAALAAAMFFYTRRRQSELERLREEVAENQHLAAVGRLAGSVAHEVRNPLSALRGLVQYLAKGHEPGTRSYQCAETAVSEVDRLERVVSGLLDYTRPRSPRLIPLDLQESIAGTLRLLADEPRSQGVEVISRLEPNLPLVQADPDQVRQILMNLIINALEANNGKGSVVVSALSLGDQVKVEVQDQGEGIPPGKSEEIFDPFFSTKERGTGLGLAIARRLARGMGGQLTAASLEWQKGSKFTLTLTAEEAKA